In the genome of Xanthomonas hortorum pv. pelargonii, the window AGTGTAAGACCATCGGTGTGGCGGGTGGACCGCGCTACAGCGTGCCTGGCGTAGCAGCAGGCCGATGCCGGGTGACTGGCGAGATAAACCAATGCGGCACGCTCGGCGTACTGCGCCAGCGGCGCACGCATTGCGGCTGCGGGCAAAGCGATAACAGGCGCCAGCTCAGTTCGCCGCATCACGGAAAACGGCGCACCGACTCACCCGGTAGCGGCAAAGTGCCCGTGAAATCCCAGCGGCACCGCATACGGCAACCAGGCCTGTGCGATCGGCCCGGCATCCACGTGGCGTGCATCCAGCACCATCAGGCCGGTGCGCGCACGGGTGGTGTCCAGCACGGTGCCGACCAGCCAGCCATCGTCTGGGCGCTCGCTGCCGGGGCGCGGCACGAACACGTGTTCTTCGGCCAGCATGTCCGGCCCGTAACGGTGCACCTGGCGGCGGTCGCGTTCCAGATCGTAACTGGCCACCGCGTTGAGAAACGGCGATGCGTTCGGCCCGTCGATGCACGGCGCATACAGCCGCGCGCCGCGCGTGCCGGGCGTGCGCGCATCGAAGGTCGGCAGTTCCAGGTTGTCCACCGCATGCGCCTGCCAGTGCGCGCGGCCGTTGCGTAGATCCAGGTGCAGGCTGCGCAGCTGCACCGGTGACGGCGTGGCCGCCGGGTCGCCGTGCATCGCGGCCCGCAATGGCGAGCGCGCCTCCTCCGGGTCGGTGTGGACCAGCGCGCGCACCACGATACGGTTGCGATGTTCGTAGGCATCGGCGAAGTGATAGGCCACCGCGAAGTCGGCTTCGAACCAGCGCGGTTGGTCCAGCGCATCCTTGGGCACCACCGCAATCCGGCACGCGGCGTCGGGGGTGAAGCGCATCTGCTCGAAGAACGGGCCCTCGCCATCCAGCCGGCGGTAGGGCGCCAGCACGAAGATCAGATGCCGCTGCGTCATCGCAAAGCTGTGCAGGTAGCCCGGCGCGTCGGTCTGCAGCAGTTGCGCGCTGCGCAGCACCGCATCGGCGCCGATGTGCCAGATCAGCACGCCGGTGGCGCCGATCACACCGATCGAGCCGAAGTTCCAGGCACTGCCATCGCGGTCGATCAGCGGATGCGCCGAGAACGGCATTGCCGCCAGGTCGTCGCGCCAGGTCACCGGGCCGAGCGTGCCCAGGGCATCGGGATCCAGTTCGATCGCCGAGCCGGCTTCCCATAACGCGAACAGGCGCCCATTGAGCATCGCCACCGAGGTGTTGGCAGTGTTGACGTCGTCGTTGTTGCGCGCCGGCTGCTGGTCCGGCACAGCGGTGCCGGCAGCGCGGTAGAGGAAGCGACCGGCCTGCTGTTCCTGGGTGAACTTGTGGGTGTCCACCATGCGCGCGTGGTGCTGCACCTGGCGGCCATCCAGCCGCCAGCGGTGCACCATGCCGTCGCCGTCGAACCAGTGGTCGTAGCGGAAGCCGGCGCGCTCGGTCCAG includes:
- a CDS encoding carotenoid oxygenase family protein, with the translated sequence MHRRRFLQSLLTATGSAALGGWALRSFPAQAAEAARFHEQLQRTPWLLGWRSVTRPNFGPTTAALQGTLPEGLAGSLYRNGPAWTERAGFRYDHWFDGDGMVHRWRLDGRQVQHHARMVDTHKFTQEQQAGRFLYRAAGTAVPDQQPARNNDDVNTANTSVAMLNGRLFALWEAGSAIELDPDALGTLGPVTWRDDLAAMPFSAHPLIDRDGSAWNFGSIGVIGATGVLIWHIGADAVLRSAQLLQTDAPGYLHSFAMTQRHLIFVLAPYRRLDGEGPFFEQMRFTPDAACRIAVVPKDALDQPRWFEADFAVAYHFADAYEHRNRIVVRALVHTDPEEARSPLRAAMHGDPAATPSPVQLRSLHLDLRNGRAHWQAHAVDNLELPTFDARTPGTRGARLYAPCIDGPNASPFLNAVASYDLERDRRQVHRYGPDMLAEEHVFVPRPGSERPDDGWLVGTVLDTTRARTGLMVLDARHVDAGPIAQAWLPYAVPLGFHGHFAATG